In a single window of the Podospora pseudocomata strain CBS 415.72m chromosome 2 map unlocalized CBS415.72m_2, whole genome shotgun sequence genome:
- a CDS encoding uncharacterized protein (COG:S; EggNog:ENOG503NUFW) yields the protein MAAMSPTGIGHGRPGQPNGSISPRTVAEPKQVTFVLIFQASRGRLPLRVKIYPHDATESIVSTVKNFYGLYTTQTISKGVSFEDAEGNILIPHYENFAHDMTVSVRVHDELPRPYSYDHPPAPQHNFYTADTFMSQSPLPPPPRPDDHLFARPHSPPASRLRSPSPNGGRGRRSGSANNNPGSKKVRSRSAKNRSQLNGDSHGESFNGYSSGDGAPGSSSSKSKDHLGNTEISVDNIVEGGRRKRPKFDSSELPLYAPLQMPAATSNPSVSPARRADHQHRPSLPYIQSGPNPFSNPRPSLHSPHSYNNGFAHPSTYPTPSSDMRRSRGSFGFAATPGMPMVATPDGTANSCMSEEDKDVAIQLMRLGEISTHGRTSASTMDDTFSGRADATSSTGATSEADSDHDVPAARRQKLDAAGHHKKVLHTTDSHFVGPADGADTSGEDGYCSDSAPKPAMAAPKPRSKLKANTLHQAKAAAAAAAAAAQSKPRPQKPKVKKEPAAVKTAAVNGGTAAALGPMSPASLPASRKQSVASNTGLSLAAGDDEHPDLSTKPRCQRCRKSKKGCDRQRPCGRCKDAGLGADQCISEDEGNGRKGRYGRHMGVPLVKEEVAAAPVAMTTLPPMMGGGFGGGVTGGAEYASEVGGGDKGKKRKR from the exons ATGGCAGCCATGTCGCCAACCGGGATAGGACACGGGCGCCCAGGTCAGCCTAACGGCAGCATCTCGCCCCGTACCGTCGCGGAGCCCAAGCAGGTTACGTTCGTCTTGATCTTCCAGGCATCGCGGGGGCGCCTGCCCCTTCGTGTCAAGATCTACCCTCACGACGCCACAGAGTCGATCGTGTCGACGGTCAAGAACTTTTACGGTCTGTATACCACCCAGACTATCTCCAAAGGCGTAAGCTTTGAGGATGCGGAGGGCAATATCCTCATTCCCCACTACGAGAACTTTGCTCATGATATGACCGTTTCCGTGCGGGTTCACGATGAGCTTCCCCGGCCGTATTCCTATGACCACCCGCCAGCGCCCCAACACAACTTTTATACCGCCGACACCTTCATGTCCCAGTCGcctctgccaccacctccgcgcCCAGATGACCATCTCTTTGCCAGACCTCACTCGCCGCCTGCGTCACGCCTGCGTAGCCCTTCGCCTAATGGCGGACGTGGACGTCGCAGCGGCTCggcaaacaacaaccccggCTCCAAGAAGGTACGGTCACGTTCTGCCAAGAACAGATCGCAGTTGAATGGCGACAGTCACGGTGAAAGCTTCAACGGCTACAGCAGCGGCGACGGCGCGCCAGGCTCGTCGTCGAGCAAAAGCAAGGACCATCTCGGCAACACGGAAATCAGTGTGGACAATATCGTCGAGGGTGGCCGTCGCAAGCGTCCCAAGTTTGACAGCTCG GAGTTGCCTCTCTATGCCCCTCTGCAGATGCCCGCGGCCACGTCCAACCCTTCCGTCTCACCGGCACGGCGTGCTGATCATCAGCATCGTCCCTCGCTGCCATATATTCAGTCTGGGCCAAATCCCTTCAGCAatcctcggccttctttgcACTCCCCGCACAGTTACAACAACGGGTTTGCGCACCCTTCCACGTACCCCACGCCCAGCAGTGACATGCGGCGCTCGCGCGGCAGCTTCGGCTTCGCGGCCACACCGGGGATGCCCATGGTGGCGACACCAGACGGCACCGCCAACAGCTGCATGTCTGAGGAAGACAAGGACGTCGCCATCCAGCTTATGCGCCTGGGTGAGATCTCCACGCATGGCCGGACGTCGGCGTCCACCATGGACGACACCTTTAGCGGCAGAGCGGACGCCACCTCGTCGACGGGTGCCACCAGCGAGGCGGACAGCGATCACGACGTGCCGGCGGCGCGTAGACAGAAGCTCGACGCTGCCGGTCACCACAAGAAGGTCCTCCATACCACAGATAGCCACTTTGTCGGCCCCGCCGACGGCGCCGACACGAGCGGTGAAGATGGCTACTGCTCGGACAGCGCCCCCAAGCCCGCCATGGCGGCTCCCAAGCCAAGAAGCAAGCTCAAGGCGAACACGCTTCACCaagccaaggctgccgcGGCTGccgcggctgctgctgcgcagTCCAAGCCAAGGCCTCagaagcccaaggtcaagaaggagccCGCGGCCGTGAAGACGGCAGCCGTCAACGGCGGTACCGCCGCCGCTTTGGGTCCCATGTCCCCGGCTTCGCTCCCGGCTTCACGCAAGCAGTCTGTCGCGTCCAACACCGGGCTTTCTCTTGCTGCCGGGGATGACGAGCACCCCGACTTGTCGACCAAGCCTCGCTGCCAGAGGTGTcgcaagagcaagaagggGTGCGACAGGCAGAGGCCTTGCGGTCGGTGCAAGGATGCGGGGCTGGGGGCGGATCAGTGCAtcagcgaggatgaggggaatgggaggaaggggaggtatgGGAGGCACATGGGGGTGCCGCtcgtcaaggaggaggttgctgctgcgccggTTGCGATGACGACGTTGCCGCcgatgatggggggtgggttcgGCGGGGGGGTGACTGGCGGGGCGGAGTACGCCtcggaggttggagggggggataaggggaagaagaggaagagatga